The genomic segment GTGATACCACATTCTGAATCACAAGACCAGATCAGATGGATTCAGAGCATAACATTCCCAAAAGGAATGACAAGGAATCTCTGagcattgttttaaaaatagagctGGAAAGATGGAGAAATATATCTATGCCTGCTcgagcaaaaaaaggaaaataatatatacataaaaatatattaaaaagatgtattaaaaaaatatatatataaaaaaatccaatgcCTGTGACAAGAATATCTGGCCAGTCACTAGTTCATTTCATCTCTACAACCCATATCTAAAAGGATAATTTACTTCCAGCAACCCAGAGCAATTTCACAGTGAAGGTTTAATCAAAGCTTGGATTTCAAGAAAATCTCTTTAATAGGAATCCATgacacttcaggaaaaaaaccacaatgttTTTGACTAAGTATGAACAAAGCTCTTATTCTGGTGGAGAAAAGCTTTACATTTATTGAGGGTAAATCTCTTATCTCTTCTGCAACAGAATCTCCTCCGATCTAGGTTGTCAGCTACAAGCCTGACACTGTACAAACATACCTGTTGGTATTCTTGTCTCATTTGCAGCTGGGATAACTGTTTACAAACAACTGCTCTGTCAGATAAAGAAACATACTCAGAAGCCGAAagcttcattttccattttccttgcAGGTTCTATTAAAGATGTAAGAGAGATCTcggggggtggtttttttcttacatgtCTTTAATGCTGCATTAACTCTGATCAGTTGCATAATGACGACTTTGGCATGGGAGAATTAATCCATCATTCCCAAGGTGACTTTAACCTGGACCTGTTTTTGCTGATTATGGTATAGGAAAAGGTCTTTAAAGGCTATCGGTTTGCTTTCTTTGGCTAGAAACGTTCAGCCTTATGCCAGGTCTCCTTGACACAACTTCTTGCTTTATACCCagaagaaactgaggcaggggaaaTAAACTCTCCAGGATCAGAGAGAACTAGGAGTAGAAACCTAGGCTTTTCATTCTGCGCTTAGTTATAGACTTCCTAATTCTAGCTCATATACCTACTACCAATTCTGCTGTGTTTGTCCATGACAACTTTATACAGCTGCAAAGTGGttatattgattaaaaaaaattctcttcaATACTTTACTGGGTTCTCCCAAAGCACCTCACTTTAATGAGCAAATTTATTTGCATTGTCTTTTGCCAGCTGCTGCAACACATAAAAACAATTTAGTTAAATGTCAATTTCGTTAGAAAATACCCGTTCTTATAATTTTGGTCTTTAAGGCCACACTTTATAATACTACTGTTGTGAACATTGCCCTTCCTACACGGAATTAATtcagaagcaggagaagcagagcaTTCAGCTGCAGCCATCATGGAAATACAAAGGAGCTGCTTGAAGACACAACTGAGGAAGAATTCGCCAACTCCACTTGTTCAGCTACTTCTGTCACCTGAGACATGGTGCacacctcctccctgctgctgacAGCCAGCTGCTCCACTCTCCCAGCTCTTTTCCTGCTGCCCCTACCTAGAAGTCAGACTGTTAACTACTGAAAGTTTGCAATCATCCCCAGCAAAGCTGAGCACAAACAGGCAACAACTTTTTGCTTGTAGACTGCACGAGACAGGGACAGCCTCTAGTGCATCACAGGCACTCTTGCTACTACCCTGagataaataataattaacacTAACAGCGCCAAATGAAGctttaatatttgcttttcttctgctcccaCAACAAGCTGAGAGGAAGACTGGCTTTCTAAAGGGATTTAGTTTGATTTCTCATGTCCCTCACAGCGGGAGATGGTATGTGAGTTTCAAGGGTTGCCTGGATAACTCAAGCACACACCAGCACCAATTGACCTCAGCAGCATGAAGGGCAGTGAATGAACTGGCCTGCACTGGTTACGCCAAAATAAATGGAAGAGATACAAGCACCAAGCAAATGCAAGCATCTGCCCAGCCTCCTGCTGCTCACCAGCACTTCTCCTGGCTCTGCGAGCGACCGGGAGTGTCTCACCttctgtgctgggagcaggagctTGCATCCATCAGCAATCCACCCAACTGAAACATTGGGGAGTCTGGTTACACATCACAGTTCCAGTCAAATCAGGGCTGTGGTCTAAACCGACATCTACTTTTGGCTATGCTGGACCTCCTCAACCCTATCTGCTTAAGcttcattaaaaggaaaaagaaagatttgtcttttttacCCAGTATGAGTTAATACTACGGTGGCATCTGCATTATCCCATGGGCGCAGAGGACGCACGTGGCTGAGGCTGGATGGGATCTCTTGGGATCAAACAGGGCGACCCGCAGCTGGCAGTCCGGTCGGGCTTTGAGTATCTCCGCAGACAGAGACTCCATAACCTCCCTGGGCCGCCTACCCCAGCAacccaccagccccacagcaaaaaaacccacgtTTGTACATTCTGATGGAGCTCCCATGTTTCAGTTTGCGCCCACTCTGGTCCCAGCCCATCGCCATGGCCCACGCGCAGCGCTGGGACCTGCGTACCCCACACCTGAGAAAAAGCCACTTGAAACCCAACTCCTGccctgtttttctgcagaagtgGAGGAAGATGCAGATTTGTGAGGGCAGCGGCGCCCCTGCGACTCCCCAGGAGTTTCATGAGGCACCTACACATGCCGTGCTTGAGTcaggctttaaaaatgttaccaACAGGCGAGGAGCTCGGTACGGCCCGGGCTTCCCACCTCTCCGGGGAGGGGCCGGGAGGTCGCGCTGCTGATGGGGCGTAACGCCTCCCCCCTGCCTCGGCCGGCGGGCAGGCCTCGCCCGGAGCCCGCCCGACCCCggcctcccccctcctcctcggCCGGGGGCAAGGggagccccgcggccgcgggcGGAGGCCTCGGCCCGTCAGCCGGCACCTGTCGGGGGAGgtggcggcgcggcccggccgggcccTACCTGAAGACGCGGAGCAGGAGGCAGGCGATGAGGGCGGCTGTGAGGGCGCAGGCCCCGATGACGGCGGCCTTCAGCGCGGAGAGGTCGCGGAGCAGCGCGGGCACGGGGCTGAGCTGGGCCCCGCTGTGGTTgccgggcgcggcggccggCTCGGCGGGCAGGCGGCTGCCGTtcaccgccgccgccgggcccaGCGCCGGCTCCTGGCTGCCGCGGGCGCCGGGCGCGgtcggcagcagcagcggcagcagcaggcaggccgagagcagcagcagcggggcgGCGGAGCGCATCCTGCCCAGCTCCGGCCGCCGCCGTGCCGAGCCCCGGAAGGCAgcgccggccggcccggcccggcccgcctccCCGAGAggcgccgcctcccgcggccggggccccgctgccgggggccggggctcgCCGGCGGGAGGGTACCGCGGCCTTCAGCGcctcctccccgcccgccccgcggtttctcccgccgccccgcgggcccAGCGGGTTCCTCAGGGCTCCGCCGCGCCCGGTGCCAACGCCATTTCCTCGCCGATAACGACTGCTTCTAATTACCACAGGCAACATCTGCCCTGATGTGAGATGAAGCGATCGCGGGCTTCAAACTGCGGTCAAACACGGTTCAGACCTCCCGGTGCTGCCGGTTCGGCACGGTGTAGCTGCTAAACTCAAGAACTTCTAGATCAggtttacttttctttttgcctttccaCTGGTCGCCTAGGCTTTGCTTCCAGCTTAATTTATTTACCAATATTTCACAcctttaaaatcttaaaaatcttAAGACTGATGGAAATCATGACCGCAGTTCTGCAAACCATCCCGGGTGTGCTGAGCACGTGAACGGTGCCATCAGCTAAGCCAGACAGGGAGAATAAATAGGGGAGCAGGGGAGCCCGCACTAGGATACTGCTGAGATACAATTTAGTATTAGTCTCCGTGTTTTGTATTAACATGAGCTTCACCACTGCAAAATAATTGTGTCCACGGAGGGGGGCATGTTGCTACCGAACTGAAGTGAAtcagagaaaggagggaaagaaaagcgAGCTGATTTCCTTCCCATTAAGCTCTATACTTCATGGTTGGCATGGCTGGGTATAATCTATACGAACGTGTGACTAAACTGTCAAAAAGATTACAGAGATGTATTTCTGCTGGCAGCGTCCCATTGGAAAGGTGAGAGTGAAATAGCGCGTGGTTTATCAATTTTCCCAGCCAACTGGGATGCGGTATCAAATGCCACCCACTCGGTAATAAAAGCATCCTGTGTTGTTTGCAGGAAGTTCTTTGGGATGAGGAAATTTTGGCGTGGACAATGTGCAGAAGGCCTCCTAGACTGAATTGGTCATTGTTCTGGCTTTATTTCATAGCTTACTTTTGTGTAGCTTCCCAGTTTCCAGCATGGGGCCCCAGTTTATTTCggttcagaaataaaaaaaactttgaaaaaaaatccagctgggCAGGAGGTCAAATCGGTGATGCAGACTCTTTCCCAAACATTGGTGTGAGCGCTGCTCACAtgatttattatttgtaaacaCTGACCCTGATGTTGGCCCTGCCTGTTCTCAGATGTTTGCCAGCTGCTGCTCGGCCTCTATCAGATTTCACTTGGTCGTACCCTGCCATTCCTCTTGCAGCGCGGTGCTTCTCCATGGCATGAAGCAAGAGGTGTAGGGGCTTCCAAAGCAAGAACCACCTCCGGCTGGTCACAGAGCTTAAGGTCCAAATCCACATCTACCATTCGCCTTTACCTGTCTATGTGAAATCAGAGCTCCACAGTGCCGCGCGCTGGGCACGGACCTAGTCAAAGACACTCTTCACCCTCAAAAACAAATATTCACAATCGCTGTATGGGAATCCTGGGTGTGAATCCACTCGGGATTCTACCTTAAGTGCTCAGCCATTAGACAGAGCTGATGGGTAAACACTAGATGATGTCCTACGCTGATCCTTCCGCCCATTCCCTTGGTGTTCTTTGGGCAAGGAGAGATGAATGGCAAAGACTCCTACTAAGCTTGCTCAGAGCCGACTGAGCCGTCACTGCCAGCTTTGCTGTGGGGTGACGCAGGATGGGTGGGCAGCACAAAATCCTTCTTAAGCGTGAAAAATGGACATTGCTGGACCTACAATTTTCCTGTGATAGTCTTTGATCTTATCTCAGCATTGCTGCTGGGGTGCTGGCCTGGCAAAGGGGCACTGTAGGCTTTGTAAGCCaagtcattttgtttcattttctaataGAGACAGACTTATTCCTGAAATAAATATCCTGCAAATTTGCAACAGGATTTGCTGTATTGTATGAGCATATCAGTGTAATTTCCTCTGAAACGCACAGCCTGAAACATCTGTTACTTGACTGGCATAAACCGGGCAGTGGTAGATGCTGGATCTGGCacttttgtttgtcttttattgctactttggcttttttttatgttcctgTGGCAAATATTTCAATCCACTAAGATTTAGGCTGAAAGCCAGCAGAGggaattaatatttattgtcACTGCAGAGTTCCTCTATTTGACAAGGTGCAATTGTACCAGTATGTGTGGTGTCAAACATATTCCAAACAGTCTAGAAATGATAAAGCTCAGGATTCCTCTGGCTTGCTTCTGATCCGCCATAAGTAGGCTTATGCTCTTGGGATTTTTGGTGCTCaggtgagaagcagaaggaagaaaaggaaggcttATCCATGTGCAAAGTGCAATTCCACTTATACCTTTGCTCTGCACCCTGCCTTCTAAGGATCTTATTTATGCCCTCTTCTGTATGGGTCTGAACCTAATTGGGTTTAACCAGCCTCTCTGTGATGGTGGTTAATGATTTGGTTGCTTTTTATTGCATTCCTTGCATTCGGTTAGGTTCTGATCAGCAATGTCTAGACACATGTGGGGGTAGAGGCATGACTCTGTTTGGAAATTGAACCTGCGGAGTGTGGGGGGGTCCCGTAATTTGTACCTTTGTGTACCTCTTGCGTGAACCCTGCATCACTGGAAGATGTCAGAGAAATGCAGACGTGACCAACCACAGAGCGTTtcaggaggctgctgctgagaTTATATGTCGGCGATGCTTGGAGCCACATCTGAAGGTctctgaaagaaagaggaatctTCCTCTTGGCTTAGGTGACCCTTCCATCAAACTCTGTGTTGCTTTGAGGAGTTGAGCATGTGCCTGGAGGTGTCTTTGACATTCTACGAGATGGAGCAGAGCCGCTGGCTGGCACTCTGCAGCATTAGACCTGTGGCTCACCAAGTGAGCCGTAGAGAATGTCCCCTTCACATGGACAACGTGGGGTGGGTGGGTATGTAGCACCCAGCaattctgctgctccttttgGCAAAGGATCGTCTCCTTCTGTGGCTGCCCTTAAATGTTGTACTTGGAGCCTGGAGCACCTGGATTTATTCCATGGTATCTCCATTCTGCAGTGCAAAGGGACATCATATTCCACCACATTGTGCGTGATGCTGAGGAAGTGCTCAATTAcaatttaatttggttttgttctttaattaGGCCAGACTGGGCTTTGTTCCCATCTGTTCAATAGAAATCTCAAGTGACTGattcttaagaaaataatgtcTAAGCTCtgatccatttttttctgagctgtaCAAGGTATTTAGTGTAGTCTCTTCCCCTTCAGATGTTAAAAAGGCTGAACCAGTGGAAAATGGCTCAACTTGCTTAAGAATGAGGCAAAAGCCCCAGGAGGTAGTATATCTCCTGAGGACTTCCCAGCATCTCAGCTAACTTTAGACAAATAATAGTCTTAGAGAATTTAGTCTTAACTTCCTTTGGAGCCAGAAGAGGGAAAGTTTACCCCAGAAGCGCAAATATGAAACCAGTCTCAGGAAAAGCTGTCCTGGAAAGGAATCCCAAAACTGTAACGGAGGGGAAAAAGGGCCCTTATCTCAACAAAGGCCAGGGAGTAGGATCTTCCATGTTTCAACCCTGCAATAAACTGTAGCCATTCAAAGACTCAGCTTTCAGAATAACATTATACTTGCTCTTCATATTAACATTCAATTAAGTAAATAAGCTGTTGGAGCGAAGGAAGCTTGGAAGCTTTTTTACAGTCCCACCCCTAAAGATGCCATTAAAGTGGGAAGCAAGACATCCAAAATCTCTGTCAAATGGCAATAtccaaaggaaatatttgcagATTGTTGCTGTATAAATAATCTGGAAATATAACtcctgcattttaaattaactttgcAATCCTAGCTCTATCTTCTCAAGACACTGAGGACTTTTTGAGTAACTGTATTTGAGGTGAAGAGTCATTAACATGACAGTTTTGGGGAGTATAATTTGTTTCATATGGCTtcaagtttttttgttttggttttttttggtgggtttattttttttcctcatagaTGCTTTACTGATATTTCACATGTCATTTGCCTAATTTGGGAATCATTCCTGGTTCCCGGTCTGGAATGTGGGATTTTGCAACTCTGTTCTTCAATGACATCATGTGGTTTGTTCTGAACAGAGCAGTAATAAATAAGACCAAGGGGAGTTTACCAGCCCTTCTGTAATAAACATTTTATCTGAATAGTCATCTTGGGGATCTGAACTGATTTGTGGGGTTTAGATTTTACCTAGTAAGTCACGTTTTCCATATATATAGGACAAAGAGACCCACTTGGATAACAAGGAAGCTACATCTTTGTTTCATCTCCCCCTTAGCAGTGGTTGATATGAAAGCCTGCACTCCCGAGAGCTTTGGTAGAAGAACAGGACTTTGAGAAGTCAAGAGGAAATTCACAGTCagtgaaaaatgcagaaagtatTTGGTTTCCTTGCTGATGagagcttgcttttctttcctgatacAAACGTGAACCTCAAGGAGAAGGCTTTGCTGATTGCAGGGGTGGGAGTTGGTGTAGCTTTTCTCCCTCCTGAGCTCTTCTTCCAGTTTACACCTGTTCAGTATCATTATAAGTTTGAGCTCTCACTAGCAATTGCACTTTCTGTAGAGGTGTCTGGCGCTGGCTAAATAGAATGAGCGAGAGTGTTTCTATATGCAATTGCTTCTGGGAATGGcagatttctgtatttatgGATGCCTATTACAAGAGCTTCCCCATTTGTGGGGAAGGCTCTTCATGCATTGCTTAGCAATGCATATGAAGCTCAGGCTGCCCTTTCCTTTGTGCTCTCTGATGGCCTCCAGGCAGCACCCAGATGTATTTTTAGCTCTCAGAATAGGGGAGAATTTGCAAGAAATtgtgcagagaagaaataagcAAAGGAGTTGAATCTGGCTCAATCGTTGGATTTAGGCAAGCTGGATTTGTGGGAATGAATACGTGTTTCTGTGCGAGAAATGAAATGTATACGAAATGAGGCAAaccaccttcccagggattttctgcagaagTAATACACCTTCTGGACAAAGCCTGGAGTTCcaataaggaagaaaataaagtgtaaCATGTAAGGGATCAGTGCTACATGAGCACACTTCTGACATCTCAAAACTAAAACCCCAGGCTACTAGCAGAGATATAAATTCAAGGAGCGACCAAGTCTCAATCAGAGAGTGTTTGAGCTTGGATGTCAGACAAGGGAGCACATGGTAATTGCAAGGATTAATCATTCTTCCAGTGACTATCGATAGATAACCTCAACCAGCAGTGCAGTAAAACTGCAATGCCTCATCTATCACGACTGGTCTGAGGGCTGCTGTAAAGTCCTATTGCTAATTAAAGACCAGTGATCTAGAGCAACCAGTAGCTTCAGATATACTTGGACAAGTCTGAGTCCTTTGCACATTCCTAGTTAGCACATTATATTAGCCTGTTAGTCCTGTAACCCTGTAAAACATGCACGGCTTTTGACAGACACTTAAAAGCCAGTGTTATTGCTGCAAAAGGCTTGCAATTTAAGTCTATGATAAGcagcagatttcttttaaacaaaggtAAGTGCAATCATTAAGCTGGGGTGCAGAGATTATCTCTTGAACAGGTTACTACAATATCGCTAATATACACAGTGTCGTGGTGTAGCagttaatctgaaaaaaaacagggaaaggaaggaCACCAGTAAACCACAAATCTTTGTTTAGTTTGGATAACAATAATCAAAGAACACAAAAGCCGATTATGACTTTGCCTCCCACTGCTTTGCTACCTATTCATGTAGTATGTCCTGACTGGCCTGCTGAAGTGCAACCTGAAGGAAGACGACAAATAATTCaagtcgtcttttttttttaagataatttgCAGATTGTGTCCTTagactgtttttcttcatctcaGCTGCATAAAATAAACTCATCAGGGTGGTAGCTGCTAATCTCACAGCCTCAGATGGCTTTGGAGGTTTATTGATGATGTTAAAGTGACTGCCAAGTAGCAGGACTCCATCCAGAATTACAAGTGACCTGGatgtgaaaaaaacagaattggATTTTAACCCCTACTTACACTATCTCCTATACTATGGTCCAACTGAACTGTCGTCGCCCCCAGACGTGACATTGATTTTGTCATCGCAGGAGACGTAAGTCAGATCAGGTCAAAA from the Gavia stellata isolate bGavSte3 chromosome 13, bGavSte3.hap2, whole genome shotgun sequence genome contains:
- the FAM174B gene encoding membrane protein FAM174B, which gives rise to MRSAAPLLLLSACLLLPLLLPTAPGARGSQEPALGPAAAVNGSRLPAEPAAAPGNHSGAQLSPVPALLRDLSALKAAVIGACALTAALIACLLLRVFRSGKRIKKTRKYDIITTPAERVEMAPLNEEDDEDEDSTVFDVKYR